In Perca fluviatilis chromosome 11, GENO_Pfluv_1.0, whole genome shotgun sequence, the following proteins share a genomic window:
- the LOC120567789 gene encoding solute carrier family 22 member 5-like: protein MCKMVYAWSNNTVFLRHACQVIALAGKMGVSAAYSMIFVFSTELIPTVVRNMGLGVVSTAAHISTIICPYVIYTGVYSKILPYLVFGTISIMAAAITMLLPDTRNSKLPDLIRQAKTIRGCCCPKETAAAQPQLKRL from the exons ATGTGTAAAATGGTATATGCCTGGTCTAATAATACCGTTTTTCTCAGACATGCATGTCAAGTGATAGCCTTGGCGGGAAAGATGGGTGTGTCTGCTGCTTACAGCATGATCTTTGTGTTCTCCACTGAGCTGATCCCCACTGTGGTCAGGAACATGGGCTTAGGAGTCGTCTCCACAGCTGCACACATAAGCACCATCATTTGTCCCTATGTGATCTACACGG GTGTGTACAGCAAGATCCTGCCATACCTTGTTTTTGGCACAATCAGCATCATGGCTGCTGCTATTACCATGTTGCTGCCAGACACCAGAAACAGCAAACTTCCTGACCTCATCAGGCAGGCCAAAACCATCAGAGG CTGCTGCTGTCCAAAGGAAACAGCTGCAGCCCAGCCACAACTGAAAAGGCTGTAA
- the map2k2b gene encoding dual specificity mitogen-activated protein kinase kinase 2b, with product MAPKRRPVPGPLKIPPAGDGLSTSINTDVASEANLEALKRILEELDLDEQQKKRLEAFLSQKAKVGELRDDDFQRVCELGAGNGGVVTKECHKSSGIIMARKLIHLEIKPAIRNQIIRELQVLHECNSPYIVGFYGAFYSDGEISICMEHMDGGSLDQVLKEAKRIPEEILGKVSIAVLRGLAYLREKHQIMHRDVKPSNILVNSRGEIKLCDFGVSGQLIDSMANSFVGTRSYMSPERLQGTHYSVQSDVWSMGLSLVELSIGRFPIPPPDAKELEAIFGHHILGGSEGEMLSTSPRPRPPGRPVSSHGPAMAIFELLDYIVNEPPPKLPHGVFTSDFQDFVTKCLIKNPADRADLKMLMNHMFIKRSEVEEVDFAGWLCKTMGLNQPSTPTCTAD from the exons ATGGCTCCTAAAAGGAGACCAGTGCCAGGCCCCTTAAAGATTCCTCCTGCTGGCGATGGATTATCGACCTCCATCAACACTGATGTTGCATCAGA GGCCAATTTAGAGGCACTTAAAAGAATACTGGAAGAGTTGGACCTGGATGAACAACAGAAGAAAAGGTTAGAAGCTTTCCTTAGCCAGAAGGCCAAGGTGGGCGAGTTGAGAGATGATGACTTTCAACGTGTCTGTGAGTTGGGTGCAGGCAATGGAGGAGTTGTCACTAAGGAATGTCACAAATCTTCAGGAATAATCATGGCCAGAAAG CTCATTCATCTTGAAATTAAACCTGCTATCAGAAACCAGATCATCCGTGAACTTCAGGTGCTCCATGAGTGTAACTCTCCCTACATTGTGGGCTTCTATGGAGCATTTTACAGCGATGGAGAGATCAGCATCTGCATGGAACACATG GATGGTGGATCTCTGGACCAGGTGCTGAAGGAAGCTAAGAGGATTCCGGAAGAGATTCTGGGCAAAGTCAGCATTGCT GTTTTGAGAGGCCTTGCGTACCTAagagaaaaacaccaaatcatGCATAGag ATGTGAAGCCTTCAAACATACTGGTGAACTCTCGTGGGGAGATTAAGTTGTGTGACTTCGGTGTAAGCGGGCAGCTCATAGACTCTATGGCCAATTCCTTTGTTGGGACAAGATCCTATATGTCG CCTGAGAGATTGCAGGGAACCCACTATTCTGTGCAGTCAGATGTGTGGAGTATGGGGCTGTCCCTTGTGGAGCTGTCAATCGGACGCTTCCCCATCCCTCCTCCAGATGCTAAAGAACTGGAGGCCATATTTGGACATCACATCTTGGGTGGTAGTGAAGGAGAGATGCTCAGCACTTCACCCAGACCTAGACCACCGGGTAGACCTGTCAGCA GTCATGGTCCTGCGATGGCCATCTTTGAACTACTAGACTACATAGTGAATGAG CCCCCTCCTAAACTACCACATGGCGTCTTCACCTCTGATTTCCAGGACTTTGTGACTAAGTG TCTCATCAAAAATCCAGCAGACAGGGCTGACTTGAAAATGTTGATG AACCATATGTTTATCAAGAGGTCTGAGGTGGAGGAGGTAGACTTTGCTGGCTGGCTTTGTAAAACCATGGGGCTGAACCAACCTAGCACTCCCACGTGCACTGCAGACTAA